The Arthrobacter oryzae DNA window GACCAAGGCATCACAGCGGATGCCACGGCCGATTCCACGCAGGACAGCACCATTGACCAGGCGCCTGAGACCACCGACGCTGACGCTACCGGCAGCGGCACGGCGGACGGAACCACCGCTGACGGAACCACCGACGGCGGCCTGCTGCCGGAGGACACTACTCCCGACGTCGGCGCTTTGCCGGTGGACCCCACCGCGGCCCTGGACGGCGACCTCCTGAACGTCAACGTGGACCTGGCCGCGGACGCGGACATCGCGGCCCCGATCAACGGCGCCGTCGCAGCCAACGCCAACGTGGCCGCTCCGATCGATGCGGCCGTGGCCGCCAACATAGGCTCCATCGACAGCGACGCCTTCGCCGTGGCACAGCAGGATGCCATCATCAGCCAGCACATCGACGGCGCGGCCACCGCCTCAGCCGACCAGCAGTCCGATCTCCGCCAGTAGAACCGGAGACGACGTCACAATGAGCACGCCCTAATGAGCACTGTGCACGGCGGGCCGTCCCGGCTGGACGGCCCGCCGGCTTCTTCTGCGCCCATCGCCGGCCAACGGACGGACGAATCAGGGACGGCTACTGCATCGCCAGATGTTCCCGTCCGCGCGGACGGCATCGAACTGATCGGCGAAACGAAGGGTTCGGGCTACCGTGAGCCGCCCTCGTTGGTCAGGCGTGCCGACGGGCAGGCCATCCAGCTGACCCGACTGCTGTACTTGGTGCTGGAGGCCATCGACGGCCGGCGCAGCGTCGAGTCGATTGCGGAGCAGGCCAGCTCACGCTTCGGCAAGATGGTCAGCGCCGACAACGTCCGCACCTTGATCAACTCGCAACTTCTACCACTGGGGCTGCTCCGGCTGGCCGACGGCTCGCAGCCCGGGGTCAAGAAGGCCGATCCGCTCCTGGGCATGCGCTTCCGGTACACCGTGACCGACCCGGACCGCACCCGCAAACTGACCACTCCCTTCAATGTGCTGTTCAACCCGCTGATTGTTGTTGCCGTGTGTGCAGCCTTCCTTGCCACGTGCTGGTGGGTGCTGATGGTCAAGGGGCTCGGTTCCGCCACGCATGACGCCTTCGCCAACCCGGGCATGGTGATCCTGGTCCTGGTCGTGACCGTGCTGTCCGCCGGCTTCCACGAGTTCGGCCATGCCGCCGCCGCCCGCCGCGGTGGCGCCACACCGGGGGCCATGGGCGCGGGCCTCTACCTGATCTGGCCCGCGTTCTTCACCGACGTCACCGACTCCTACCGGCTGGGCCGCGGTGGCCGGATCCGCACGGACCTGGGCGGACTGTATTTCAATGCAATCGTGGCCGTGGCCATCATGGGCATCTGGTGGGCCACCGGTTTCGACGCGCTGCTGCTGGTGGTGGTCACGCAGGTCCTGCAGATGGTCCGGCAACTGCTACCCCTGGTCCGGTTCGACGGCTACCACATCCTGGCCGATGCCACCGGTGTCCCGGACCTCTTCCAGCGCATCAAGCCGACCCTGCTGGGACTGCTGCCCTGGCGCCGTACGGCCCCGGAGGCCCAGGTGCTCAAGCCTTGGGCCCGGGCGGTAGTGACTCTATGGGTGCTGGTCACTGTGCCGCTGCTTCTGTTCAGTCTGGCCTTGATGGTGGTCTCGCTGCCGCGGCTCCTGGGCACGGCCTGGGCGGGCGTGCTGGAACAACAGTCGCTGCTGTCCGATAGCTTGTCTGCCGGGGACATCGCGGGCGCCGCGGTGCGAGCCCTGGCGATCGCCGCCGTCGCACTTCCCGTGGTGGGCATTTTCTACATCCTGCTGCGCCTGGTCCGCCAGTTGACTACGTGGCTCTGGCAGAAGACCCGCGGCAAGGCCGTCCAGCGGGGCGCCGCGATCGCCGTCGTCGCCGCTGTGGCGGCCGGCCTGGCCTGGGCCTGGTGGCCCGGCGAAGACACGTACCGGCCGGTGCAGCCTTACGAGCGCGGCACCCTGGCCGACGTCACGACGGCGCTGTTTCCTACTGC harbors:
- a CDS encoding peptidoglycan-binding protein, producing MSTEQGLTPLSNEELMAQGGTALPDKEVASVLDLNADLDLGINAAAPIDLAVAANANVAAPIDAAASANILSYGSEAQALADQGVIIDQGITADATADSTQDSTIDQAPETTDADATGSGTADGTTADGTTDGGLLPEDTTPDVGALPVDPTAALDGDLLNVNVDLAADADIAAPINGAVAANANVAAPIDAAVAANIGSIDSDAFAVAQQDAIISQHIDGAATASADQQSDLRQ